AAGACGCCGGGGCCGCACACGATGCCGCGCTCGGCCAGGCGGTCCACCGTGGTCCAGGTGTCCTCGCCCGCGGTGCTCCACAGGTACAGTCCGGCCTCGGAGTGCTGGATGTCCAGGCCGAAGTGCCGGAGGGCGGGCAGGAGACGCTCGCGGCGGCCACGGTAGAGGTCCTTCTGCGCCTGCACGTGGGCATCGTCCCCCAGCGCGATCCGCAGCGCGGACTGCACGGGCGCCGGGACGATCATCCCGGCGTGCTTGCGGGCGTTGACTTGGTTGGCGATCAGGGCGGGGTCACCGGCCGCGAACGACGCGCGGTACCCGGCCAGATTGGACTGCTTGCTCAGGGAGTAGACGGCGAGCAGACCGGACACGTCTCCCCCGCTGACCCTCTCGTCCAGCACGCTGGGGACGGCCTCGCCGCCTCGCTGCGCATCCCAGGCGTCCCAGCCCAGTTCGGCGTAGCACTCGTCGGAGGCGACCACGGCGCCCTGTGCCCGCGCCTGGTCCACCACCTTCTTGAGCCGTTCGGCCGTGCGGACCTCGCCGGTGGGGTTGCCCGGGGAGTTCAGCCAGACCAGTCGCACCTTGGCGCGTGTGGCGGCGTCCAGCTCGTCGAGGTCATCGGCGGCGATCGGGGTGGCGCCCACCAGCTGGGCGCCGATGTCATACGTGGGGTAGGCGACGCTCGGCCGCACCACGACATCGCCGGGCTTCAGACCCAGGAAGAACGGCAGCCAGGCGACCATCTCCTTGGACCCAACGG
The nucleotide sequence above comes from Arthrobacter woluwensis. Encoded proteins:
- the dapC gene encoding succinyldiaminopimelate transaminase, yielding MAFPSENFGLSLPEYPWEALAPYRAKAAQHPGGVVDLSIGTPVDPTPAFIQDALAAAADAHGYPTVHGTPALREAVVDWFERRRNVAGLNPDAVLPTVGSKEMVAWLPFFLGLKPGDVVVRPSVAYPTYDIGAQLVGATPIAADDLDELDAATRAKVRLVWLNSPGNPTGEVRTAERLKKVVDQARAQGAVVASDECYAELGWDAWDAQRGGEAVPSVLDERVSGGDVSGLLAVYSLSKQSNLAGYRASFAAGDPALIANQVNARKHAGMIVPAPVQSALRIALGDDAHVQAQKDLYRGRRERLLPALRHFGLDIQHSEAGLYLWSTAGEDTWTTVDRLAERGIVCGPGVFYGRRGEGFVRIALTATDERVDAAVERLLA